A single region of the Vicia villosa cultivar HV-30 ecotype Madison, WI linkage group LG4, Vvil1.0, whole genome shotgun sequence genome encodes:
- the LOC131594879 gene encoding protein Dr1 homolog isoform X1, protein MEPMDIVAKSKEDASLPKATMTKIIKEMLPPDVRVARDTQDLLIECCVEFINLISSESNEVCNREERRTIAPEHVLKALGVLGFGEYIEEVYAAYEQHKMETVQDSIKGAKWSGAAEMTEEQALAEQQRMFAEARARMNGGTITSNQPDADQSLEN, encoded by the exons atgGAACCCATGGACATAGTTGCAAAATCAAAGGAAGATGCTTCGCTTCCTAAAG CCACCATGACTAAAATTATTAAAGAGATGTTACCACCAGATGTGCGTGTTGCAAGAGATACCCAGGATTTGTTGATTGAATGCTGTGTAG AGTTCATAAACCTTATCTCATCAGAGTCAAATGAAGTATGTAACAGAGAGGAAAGAAGGACGATTGCTCCTGAGCACGTATTGAAGGCTTTAGGG GTTCTTGGATTTGGCGAGTACATTGAGGAAGTTTATGCAGCATATGAACAACACAAAATGGAGACAGTG CAGGACTCTATAAAAGGTGCCAAGTGGAGCGGTGCAGCTGAGATGACAGAGGAACAGGCATTAGCAGAGCAGCAAAGGATGTTTGCAGAGGCACGTGCTAGAATGAATGGAGGGACCATAACTTCAAATCAACCTGATGCTGACCAAAGTTTAGAGAACTAA
- the LOC131594879 gene encoding protein Dr1 homolog isoform X2, which translates to MEPMDIVAKSKEDASLPKATMTKIIKEMLPPDVRVARDTQDLLIECCVEFINLISSESNEVCNREERRTIAPEHVLKALGVLGFGEYIEEVYAAYEQHKMETVDSIKGAKWSGAAEMTEEQALAEQQRMFAEARARMNGGTITSNQPDADQSLEN; encoded by the exons atgGAACCCATGGACATAGTTGCAAAATCAAAGGAAGATGCTTCGCTTCCTAAAG CCACCATGACTAAAATTATTAAAGAGATGTTACCACCAGATGTGCGTGTTGCAAGAGATACCCAGGATTTGTTGATTGAATGCTGTGTAG AGTTCATAAACCTTATCTCATCAGAGTCAAATGAAGTATGTAACAGAGAGGAAAGAAGGACGATTGCTCCTGAGCACGTATTGAAGGCTTTAGGG GTTCTTGGATTTGGCGAGTACATTGAGGAAGTTTATGCAGCATATGAACAACACAAAATGGAGACAGTG GACTCTATAAAAGGTGCCAAGTGGAGCGGTGCAGCTGAGATGACAGAGGAACAGGCATTAGCAGAGCAGCAAAGGATGTTTGCAGAGGCACGTGCTAGAATGAATGGAGGGACCATAACTTCAAATCAACCTGATGCTGACCAAAGTTTAGAGAACTAA
- the LOC131594880 gene encoding kinesin-like protein KIN-8A isoform X1 — protein sequence MTVSTQSNSKSNANPSHQGLKEKLKALTLLYEQQKLNNGSFKPPQEENHRETLKNNAVVRDKNGNRIMVFVRVRPLAKKENEAGSRCCVKIVNSSHIYMTEFATPNDYLRLKRIRGGHFTFDACFSDSATQQEVYATSTSELVEAVMQGKNGTVFCYGATGAGKTYTMLGTVENPGVMVLAIKDLFSKIRTRSYDGNHVVHLSYLEVYNETVRDLISPGRPLVLREDKQGIVAAGLTQYRAYSTDEVMALLQQGNRNRTTEPTRANETSSRSHAVLQVVVEYRVRDAAMNIIHRVGKLSLIDLAGSERALATDQRTLRSLEGANINRSLLALSSCINALVEGKKHIPYRNSKLTQLLKDSLGGTCNTVMIANISPSILSFGETQNTLHWADRAKEIRTKAPDANEDLLLVPKTETDQAKLILELQNENRQLRIQLARQKQMLLKLKAQSLAAYSSPTPPSASSFLSTPPTSIQPNEKQRTRPSATYITPKTENKGEEIAFTVGTLYQKVKALESEIVRMKKDHSLMIKQKDDVIRELSQKSEKKVTAAGDVGSRVVTRSSIRPKVENTGELRSPSHRFHSPLQMAKKRSFWDITAANSPSVTALNGRKTRSHITSEPTAHPSMLLKLRCFFDTTSVRAKRMNRVQHLV from the exons ATGACAGTTTCAACTCAATCTAACTCAAAGAGCAATGCAAATCCATCACATCAAGGCTTAAAGGAGAAACTGAAAGCCCTAACGCTCTTGTACGAGCAGCAGAAATTAAACAACGGTTCTTTCAAGCCTCCACAAGAAGAGAATCATAGAGAAACCCTAAAGAATAATGCTGTGGTTCGTGACAAAAATGGGAACAGGATAATGGTGTTTGTGAGAGTGAGGCCACTTGCTAAGAAGGAAAATGAAGCGGGTTCCAGGTGTTGTGTGAAGATCGTGAATTCTTCTCATATTTATATGACGGAATTTGCTACTCCTAACGATTACTTGAGGTTGAAGAGGATTCGAGGAGGTCATTTCACTTTTGATGCCTGCTTTTCTGATTCCGCTACGCAACAGGAAGTTTATGCTACCTC AACCTCGGAACTTGTGGAAGCAGTTATGCAAGGGAAGAATGGGACAGTTTTCTGTTATGGTGCCACTGGAGCTGGAAAAACATACACAATGCTTGGTACAGTGGAAAACCCGGGAGTGATGGTGTTGGCAATTAAGGATCTCTTCAGTAAAATCAGGACGAGAAGCTATGATGGAAACCATGTTGTTCATCTATCCTATCTTGAGGTTTATAATGAAACTGTAAGAGATTTGATTTCACCTGGAAGGCCTCTTGTTTTGAGAGAAGATAAACAG GGGATTGTGGCAGCAGGTCTTACGCAATACAGAGCTTACTCCACCGATGAA GTGATGGCATTGCTTCAGCAGGGAAATCGTAATAGAACTACGGAACCAACTCGTGCAAATGAAACATCTTCACGTTCTCATGCTGTTTTGCAG GTCGTGGTTGAATACCGAGTTAGAGATGCTGCAATGAATATTATTCACAGAGTGGGCAAACTTTCATTGATTGATCTTGCAGGGTCAGAGAGAGCTCTTGCCACAGATCAAAGAACACTTAGGTCTCTTGAGGGTGCCAACATTAACCGGTCTCTTCTTGCACTAAGCAGCTGCATCAATGCTCTTGTAGAGGGCAAGAAGCACATTCCATACCGAAATTCAAAACTCACCCAGCTTCTCAAAGATTCATTAGGAGGAACTTGCAACACTGtcatgattgcaaacataagCCCAAGTATCCTCTCATTTGGTGAAACTCAAAACACCCTTCATTGGGCTGATAGGGCCAAGGAGATTCGAACAAAG GCGCCTGATGCAAATGAGGATCTATTACTGGTACCTAAAACAGAAACAGACCAGGCAAAGCTGATACTTGAGCTACAAAATGAGAATCGTCAATTGCGAATTCAGCTAGCACGCCAAAAACAGATGCTTTTGAAACTCAAAGCACAATCCTTGGCTGCATATTCTTCCCCAACTCCACCATCAGCTTCATCTTTTCTATCCACACCTCCAACCTCTATTCAACCAAATGAAAAACAAAGGACCAGACCCTCTGCCACATATATCACCCCAAAGACCGAGAACAAGGGGGAGGAGATAGCCTTCACTGTTGGAACACTTTATCAAAAAGTAAAAGCCCTGGAGTCAGAGATAGTGAGAATGAAAAAGGATCACAGTTTGATGATAAAGCAGAAAGATGATGTTATTCGCGAGCTTTCACAAAAGAGTGAGAAAAAAGTAACAGCAGCCGGGGATGTGGGAAGTAGAGTGGTAACCAGGTCTAGCATACGGCCAAAGGTTGAAAACACAGGTGAGCTTAGGAGTCCAAGTCATCGTTTTCATTCACCACTACAAATGGCCAAGAAACGAAGCTTTTGGGACATTACTGCTGCTAACAGCCCATCAGTTACTGCATTAAATGGGAGAAAAACTAGAAGCCACATCACTTCTGAACCTACTGCCCATCCATCCATGCTTCTAAAG CTCAGATGCTTCTTTGATACAACTTCGGTACGGGCCAAGAGAATGAACCGAGTCCAACACTTAGTTTGA
- the LOC131599236 gene encoding protein MIZU-KUSSEI 1-like, with the protein MNPVMARSSNNMSSKRHFHWTNKVGTEEAEAHTSESFSTLIQKEDIERHKVIDLEASSDAKPTTNATRRKLRAVAISRLRSALTVFGKNRSNTPFGLGSTSRVVGTLFGYRHGHVHFAFQKDPTSQEAFLIELATPISGLVREMASGSVRIALECDKEKQVEKKGLRLLEEGLWRTYCNGKKCGFANRRECGQKEWDILKAVEPISMGAGVIPGGDNGGAEGELMYMRAKFERVVGSRDSEAFYMMNPDSNGVPELSIYLLRV; encoded by the coding sequence ATGAATCCAGTCATGGCTAGAAGCTCAAACAACATGTCCTCTAAGAGACATTTTCATTGGACAAACAAGGTTGGTACTGAAGAAGCTGAAGCTCACACTTCAGAATCATTTTCTACACTCATTCAGAAGGAGGACATAGAGCGTCACAAGGTTATTGATCTTGAGGCTTCATCAGATGCTAAACCCACTACAAATGCAACAAGGAGGAAGCTGAGAGCAGTGGCGATCTCAAGGCTTCGTTCAGCTCTCACTGTGTTTGGCAAGAACCGGTCGAACACACCATTCGGCCTCGGTTCTACTTCTCGGGTAGTCGGCACACTCTTTGGTTATAGACACGGCCATGTACATTTTGCATTTCAGAAGGACCCAACTTCCCAAGAAGCCTTTTTGATTGAGCTTGCAACGCCGATCAGCGGTTTGGTTCGCGAAATGGCATCCGGGTCAGTAAGAATTGCTCTGGAATGTGACAAGGAGAAACAAGTAGAAAAGAAAGGATTGAGGTTGCTGGAAGAGGGTCTGTGGAGGACATATTGCAATGGCAAGAAATGTGGTTTTGCTAACAGAAGAGAATGTGGTCAAAAGGAGTGGGATATTCTGAAAGCTGTTGAGCCAATTTCAATGGGTGCTGGTGTTATACCAGGAGGTGATAATGGAGGAGCAGAGGGTGAACTTATGTACATGAGGGCAAAGTTTGAGAGAGTTGTTGGGTCTAGAGATTCTGAAGCTTTCTATATGATGAATCCTGACAGCAATGGTGTTCCTGAGCTCAGCATTTATTTGCTTAGAGTCTAG
- the LOC131594880 gene encoding kinesin-like protein KIN-8A isoform X2 translates to MTVSTQSNSKSNANPSHQGLKEKLKALTLLYEQQKLNNGSFKPPQEENHRETLKNNAVVRDKNGNRIMVFVRVRPLAKKENEAGSRCCVKIVNSSHIYMTEFATPNDYLRLKRIRGGHFTFDACFSDSATQQEVYATSTSELVEAVMQGKNGTVFCYGATGAGKTYTMLGTVENPGVMVLAIKDLFSKIRTRSYDGNHVVHLSYLEVYNETVRDLISPGRPLVLREDKQGIVAAGLTQYRAYSTDEVMALLQQGNRNRTTEPTRANETSSRSHAVLQVVVEYRVRDAAMNIIHRVGKLSLIDLAGSERALATDQRTLRSLEGANINRSLLALSSCINALVEGKKHIPYRNSKLTQLLKDSLGGTCNTVMIANISPSILSFGETQNTLHWADRAKEIRTKAPDANEDLLLVPKTETDQAKLILELQNENRQLRIQLARQKQMLLKLKAQSLAAYSSPTPPSASSFLSTPPTSIQPNEKQRTRPSATYITPKTENKGEEIAFTVGTLYQKVKALESEIVRMKKDHSLMIKQKDDVIRELSQKSEKKVTAAGDVGSRVVTRSSIRPKVENTGELRSPSHRFHSPLQMAKKRSFWDITAANSPSVTALNGRKTRSHITSEPTAHPSMLLKPGFAKEKGNIWK, encoded by the exons ATGACAGTTTCAACTCAATCTAACTCAAAGAGCAATGCAAATCCATCACATCAAGGCTTAAAGGAGAAACTGAAAGCCCTAACGCTCTTGTACGAGCAGCAGAAATTAAACAACGGTTCTTTCAAGCCTCCACAAGAAGAGAATCATAGAGAAACCCTAAAGAATAATGCTGTGGTTCGTGACAAAAATGGGAACAGGATAATGGTGTTTGTGAGAGTGAGGCCACTTGCTAAGAAGGAAAATGAAGCGGGTTCCAGGTGTTGTGTGAAGATCGTGAATTCTTCTCATATTTATATGACGGAATTTGCTACTCCTAACGATTACTTGAGGTTGAAGAGGATTCGAGGAGGTCATTTCACTTTTGATGCCTGCTTTTCTGATTCCGCTACGCAACAGGAAGTTTATGCTACCTC AACCTCGGAACTTGTGGAAGCAGTTATGCAAGGGAAGAATGGGACAGTTTTCTGTTATGGTGCCACTGGAGCTGGAAAAACATACACAATGCTTGGTACAGTGGAAAACCCGGGAGTGATGGTGTTGGCAATTAAGGATCTCTTCAGTAAAATCAGGACGAGAAGCTATGATGGAAACCATGTTGTTCATCTATCCTATCTTGAGGTTTATAATGAAACTGTAAGAGATTTGATTTCACCTGGAAGGCCTCTTGTTTTGAGAGAAGATAAACAG GGGATTGTGGCAGCAGGTCTTACGCAATACAGAGCTTACTCCACCGATGAA GTGATGGCATTGCTTCAGCAGGGAAATCGTAATAGAACTACGGAACCAACTCGTGCAAATGAAACATCTTCACGTTCTCATGCTGTTTTGCAG GTCGTGGTTGAATACCGAGTTAGAGATGCTGCAATGAATATTATTCACAGAGTGGGCAAACTTTCATTGATTGATCTTGCAGGGTCAGAGAGAGCTCTTGCCACAGATCAAAGAACACTTAGGTCTCTTGAGGGTGCCAACATTAACCGGTCTCTTCTTGCACTAAGCAGCTGCATCAATGCTCTTGTAGAGGGCAAGAAGCACATTCCATACCGAAATTCAAAACTCACCCAGCTTCTCAAAGATTCATTAGGAGGAACTTGCAACACTGtcatgattgcaaacataagCCCAAGTATCCTCTCATTTGGTGAAACTCAAAACACCCTTCATTGGGCTGATAGGGCCAAGGAGATTCGAACAAAG GCGCCTGATGCAAATGAGGATCTATTACTGGTACCTAAAACAGAAACAGACCAGGCAAAGCTGATACTTGAGCTACAAAATGAGAATCGTCAATTGCGAATTCAGCTAGCACGCCAAAAACAGATGCTTTTGAAACTCAAAGCACAATCCTTGGCTGCATATTCTTCCCCAACTCCACCATCAGCTTCATCTTTTCTATCCACACCTCCAACCTCTATTCAACCAAATGAAAAACAAAGGACCAGACCCTCTGCCACATATATCACCCCAAAGACCGAGAACAAGGGGGAGGAGATAGCCTTCACTGTTGGAACACTTTATCAAAAAGTAAAAGCCCTGGAGTCAGAGATAGTGAGAATGAAAAAGGATCACAGTTTGATGATAAAGCAGAAAGATGATGTTATTCGCGAGCTTTCACAAAAGAGTGAGAAAAAAGTAACAGCAGCCGGGGATGTGGGAAGTAGAGTGGTAACCAGGTCTAGCATACGGCCAAAGGTTGAAAACACAGGTGAGCTTAGGAGTCCAAGTCATCGTTTTCATTCACCACTACAAATGGCCAAGAAACGAAGCTTTTGGGACATTACTGCTGCTAACAGCCCATCAGTTACTGCATTAAATGGGAGAAAAACTAGAAGCCACATCACTTCTGAACCTACTGCCCATCCATCCATGCTTCTAAAG CCAGGGTTTGCTAAGGAAAAGGGAAATATTTGGAAGTGA